Proteins found in one candidate division TA06 bacterium genomic segment:
- a CDS encoding tetratricopeptide repeat protein encodes MSAAIRYQTSLLWINDGAALRPYPVCRRKAEVLWLMGRWQETEPVYRRNLEWAAAEPALAVQSLNDLGWVLSLRGGGDEALELFGRAAVISERAGDKAGLACALRYSGNVFQRRGASGEALDHYLRALELSRQAGDETGMAGTLNSIANIESLRGDHPGSLARYQQALEILERIGSASQQAVVIGNIGVVYCEMREFGKALGMFHRAATFSASAGDKFQHAAALGNMTLLHTQLGEYTVAQEMAGQRIKIAREVGDEKGLSVSLNHLGIIHAALRDHGKAADYFEQAIVIARRQGIRYFLKDFLIQLAETSIAVGDTLRAEAALDEARTVAAEIGDAAGTLKCRKLAADLTALTDPGAAAAQLEALLPESSNEALTADIHDTLFAIGRSPEHREQAAALYRKLHLQTQAVEYAEKLARLDA; translated from the coding sequence ATGTCCGCAGCCATAAGATATCAAACATCTCTGTTGTGGATCAATGACGGGGCCGCTCTCCGCCCTTATCCGGTCTGCCGCCGCAAGGCGGAAGTGCTTTGGCTGATGGGCCGCTGGCAGGAGACGGAGCCGGTCTACCGCCGCAACCTAGAATGGGCTGCGGCGGAACCGGCCCTGGCCGTCCAGAGCCTGAACGATCTGGGCTGGGTGCTTTCGCTGAGGGGCGGGGGCGATGAAGCTCTGGAGCTGTTCGGGCGGGCGGCGGTGATCAGTGAAAGGGCTGGCGACAAGGCCGGCCTGGCCTGCGCCCTGCGCTATTCCGGCAATGTCTTTCAGCGCCGGGGCGCCAGCGGCGAAGCGCTGGATCATTATCTCCGGGCCTTGGAGCTTTCCCGGCAGGCCGGGGATGAGACGGGCATGGCCGGCACGCTCAACAGCATCGCCAACATCGAGAGCCTTCGGGGCGACCATCCCGGCTCGCTGGCCCGCTACCAGCAGGCGCTGGAGATATTGGAACGCATCGGCAGCGCCTCCCAGCAGGCGGTGGTGATCGGCAACATCGGGGTGGTCTATTGCGAGATGCGGGAATTCGGTAAGGCTTTGGGGATGTTCCACCGGGCGGCAACGTTCTCCGCGTCCGCCGGCGATAAATTCCAGCACGCCGCCGCCCTGGGCAACATGACCTTGCTGCACACCCAGCTCGGCGAATATACGGTGGCCCAGGAAATGGCCGGGCAGCGGATCAAGATCGCCCGGGAGGTCGGCGACGAAAAGGGTCTGAGCGTCAGCCTGAACCACCTGGGGATCATCCATGCCGCCTTGAGGGATCACGGCAAGGCAGCAGACTACTTTGAACAGGCGATCGTCATCGCCCGCCGGCAGGGCATCCGTTATTTTCTCAAGGATTTTTTGATTCAATTGGCCGAGACCAGCATCGCGGTTGGCGACACCCTGAGGGCGGAGGCGGCCCTGGACGAAGCCCGGACGGTGGCGGCGGAGATCGGGGACGCTGCAGGCACGCTTAAATGCCGGAAGTTGGCTGCCGACCTAACAGCGCTTACCGATCCCGGCGCCGCCGCCGCCCAGTTGGAAGCGTTGTTGCCGGAGTCTTCCAACGAAGCGCTGACGGCCGACATCCATGACACACTGTTCGCCATAGGCCGGAGCCCGGAACATCGCGAGCAGGCGGCGGCGCTTTACCGCAAGTTGCATCTGCAGACGCAGGCAGTGGAGTATGCCGAGAAACTGGCCCGGCTTGATGCCTAA